From a single Gemmatimonadaceae bacterium genomic region:
- a CDS encoding proline iminopeptidase-family hydrolase: MRRITCCALLTAATLAACAPKADAPGAKQDSTTVATKDSAVEGFIQVPGGKVWYRVVGADKPGIPLLTLHGGPGMPSYYLSPLAELASDRPVIFFDQLGCGRSDHPNDTTLWTIPRFVREVQAVRTALGYKEVHLLGHSWGTLLAFEYLLTKPTGVKSVIMSGPAISIVRFRHDVDSMIAMLPDSLIQAIRRNEKAGTTTAPDYMAASQVFYDRHVIRTKPMPADVESTFKYLGTQVYNTMNGPTEFTVVGSFKDYDGTPRLKELTQPVLWIAGEHDETSPAAARDFQRMVPGSEYVELKGAGHMTMYDARADYLAAVRTFIAAHER; encoded by the coding sequence ATGCGCCGCATCACCTGCTGTGCCCTCCTCACCGCTGCCACCCTCGCCGCCTGCGCCCCCAAGGCTGACGCCCCCGGCGCGAAGCAGGACTCGACCACGGTCGCGACGAAGGACTCCGCCGTCGAGGGCTTCATCCAGGTCCCCGGCGGCAAAGTCTGGTACCGCGTCGTCGGCGCCGACAAGCCGGGCATACCGCTGCTTACGCTGCACGGCGGCCCCGGGATGCCGAGCTACTACCTGTCGCCGCTGGCCGAGCTGGCGAGCGACCGGCCGGTGATCTTCTTCGACCAGCTCGGGTGCGGGCGCAGCGACCATCCGAACGACACGACCCTCTGGACCATCCCGCGCTTCGTGCGGGAAGTGCAGGCGGTGCGCACCGCGCTCGGCTACAAGGAAGTCCACCTCCTCGGCCACAGCTGGGGGACGTTGCTGGCGTTCGAGTACCTGCTCACGAAGCCGACGGGCGTGAAGAGCGTGATCATGTCCGGCCCGGCGATCAGCATCGTGCGGTTCCGGCACGATGTGGACAGCATGATCGCGATGCTCCCCGACTCATTGATCCAGGCGATCCGGAGGAACGAGAAGGCTGGGACGACCACCGCGCCGGACTACATGGCCGCGAGCCAGGTGTTCTACGACCGCCACGTGATCCGGACCAAGCCGATGCCGGCCGATGTGGAGAGCACGTTCAAGTACCTCGGCACGCAGGTATACAACACGATGAACGGGCCGACGGAGTTCACGGTGGTGGGGTCGTTCAAGGACTATGACGGGACGCCGCGGCTGAAGGAGCTGACGCAGCCCGTGCTGTGGATTGCGGGCGAGCATGACGAGACGTCACCGGCGGCGGCGCGGGATTTCCAGAGGATGGTGCCGGGGAGTGAGTACGTGGAGCTGAAGGGGGCGGGGCATATGACGATGTATGATGCGCGGGCTGACTACCTCGCCGCTGTTCGCACGTTCATCGCGGCGCACGAGCGCTGA